The Lycium barbarum isolate Lr01 chromosome 4, ASM1917538v2, whole genome shotgun sequence nucleotide sequence ATCCGGTCGAAGGACTAATGCGGTAGCCTAACTTGAGGTGATATTATTGGCATTACATTTCCTATTTACATGCCAATTGTTTTGGTTCCAAAAAAGCTTTCCTTCAACTTTCTAAACCAAAAACTATATACTACTACAAAAAATACACAGGTTTTGGAAGCTAAATTCATTGAATATTTTATTGCAATTGAACTGGAAATGTAAAAGGGGAAAACAGGGAAAATCTTACTAAACTGACAATTAACTAACACACACAACATTAATCTCTTAATCATTATTCATTACAACTGCTAGTAGAAGATCCACAGCAAGACACAATTACACAGACACATAGTTCAGATTAAAACCTCAAATTCCTTACAAACCAAAACACTTTCAAGAAACAAACATTATTAGCAACAAGGACTCTCAGCAAACACTTGTTTAACCAGTGATATCAATAGCTTTCACCTCAGGTTTCTTCTCTTCTACTTTCGGAACAGTAACAGTAAGCACTCCATTCTCCATAGCAGCTTTAATTCCCTCCATTTTAACATTCTCAGGCAACCTAAATCTCCTCATAAACTTACCACTACTCCTTTCCATACGATGCCACTGATCATTCTTCTCTTCTTGCTCTTTACTTCTCTCACCACTGATCTGTAAAACTCCTCCTTCTTCaacttcaactttcacttcctCTTTCTTGATCCCTGGTACATCTACTTTGAAGACATGAGCTTGTGGGGTTTCTTTCCAATCGATTCTTGCATTTGCAAAAGCTGAGGTTTCACGAAAAGATGATGGGGTATTGGCAAGTGTGTTTGAAAATGGGAAACCTTCGAATGGATCAAACATGTCGAGTGAAAATGGGTCAAAGGTGTTGCTCCTACGACCACCAAAGAAGCTTGGAATCAAAGACATTTTTTAAGGATGTGTTTAGCTTGAAGTTTTGGTTTTGATTGTTGTGTTTAATTTGCTTTTGATGACTTACTGATGATGAACAAGATAAGGTACGGTGGTATTTATAGGCAATAAACCAACTTGTGCAATTCTAGTATAATCTAGGAAGTTCTTcagtcttttttttgtttttttgtttttttagagGTTGGATAACAGCGGAGGATTCTACAATATTCCACAGATTTTTTCTAAAAATAGTATTGTAATTTTAGTGCCCACTTTTTTGATATCTCGAACAGACTAGAAATGTCCCTTTCATGTCATCCAATATCCAAATAGGTCCTTTACATGTCAGCCACAGAGGATGCAATTGTCATTCACTTTGTAATTATACTCAGTAATAACAGTTTTTCTAAACCAAAAACTATGTACCTTAGGCGTTGTTTGGTTCATGGTAAAAAAAGGGGATAAGTTTGGAATTAGATTTGTATTGATCTCAAGATAAATTCATACCTCAAACTTGATGTTATTTTATCCCACCTGAAGGTGAGATAAATTAGTCCAAAGAATAAAATTTTAGGATTATAATTACGGGATAACTTTATCTGCAAAACAAACGACGCCTTATAGTTGTTAACATTATTCCTTCCGTTTTTACAAATTAATCTTATTACTCCTcaatgttcacttttacttgtccactatattaTAAGTGAATTTCAATTTTTCGTCCATGCTGATATAGCaagattttttatattttttatattttcacATTAACGACTTATTTCGCAAACTATTTTTCAAGTCAATTTCATCTATACACTAATTAATATAGATAAGTATTATAATaaaatgtggatttcatttttactttttagaaaaaatacaaaatttattgtggacaagtaaaagtataCTAGGAATATATAATTCTAGAAGTCAGACTgtttttaattattaaaattaCTCCTTCATTAAAAAGTAAGCTATAGTATTCCAACATAAAATTCCTCATAAGATAATATAATGCTGATTGTTTGGAATGGTTAATTCCAACATAAAATTCCTCATAAGATAATATAATGTTTGGTTCGCGGCATAACTAATGCGGCGTTCGTTGGCTGTATGTATGTAATATACATGCATTAAGTTATGCGAGACAGAATGTGGAATAAGAATGTGTGCGTTGGCATGGCAGGAGCAGAATTAAACTATTTAAAGCAGAAATGTCATTTCAAATTTAGTAACTCATGTATACAACAATCTCATTATTCATCATTGCATAAAAATCTTTTGATCATTACTCTCCATATGCACAAGCCCTGTGTTATAATTCTCATATAACAACGATGTGAACCAAATGGCCCTCGACGGTGAAATAATTTTACACTATCAATGTATTTTAACATGTTGTGGTTATCTTTTAGGTAACCTGATAGTGGAAAACGTCTGTGTAAAGGAGTTAAACTCTTGTTCTAATATGTTACTCTTTCTGTGGTTTAAACAGGTGGTAGCCGTTGGATCCGGTCCTCTTGATGAGGAAGGGAAGAGGAAAGCACTTTCAATATCCACTGGAAATACAGTTCTGTACTCCAAATATGCTGGCAATGACTTCAAAGGAGCTGATGGCTCTGAATACATCACTCTAAGGGCATCCGATGTAATTGCTGTGCTTCCATAGATGTATATGTAACAAGTCTTAATTCTCATACTAATAATACTTGCGGTGTAGTCTAGATAAGAGGAGAATGTTGTACCACTTCGGGATAAAACTTTTGCAAATTAGCAATTAATATAATATTCTGTAGAATCCAATTTTGGAACTGCTATTTTTTCTTTAGTTTGCAGAAATCAAGTTTTTAGTAGTGAAGAAAGATAGATTGTGAAGATATTTAAGTCAGGAATGATATCAGCTGGTGTGGTTTTCACTTAGACATGCAAAGGACTGGAAAAAACACAGCTTTTTAGAACAGCTAGTGTGCTATTGACAAGATTCCAATAATTGCTTAAGCTAAAAATACGCCAGCCAGATGATTATATGATACTGATTTTATAATCTTAATATTATAGCCTCCAGCATTTCCCTGAGACTCACTGGCTTTCTTGTCATCCTATTCTCTCGTTGACATACTTCTGAAAGGAAAACAATGTATGCATTAATATATGTATGATACCTTTAGATCAAGTAAAATCTCAGCTCATACATTCCACTGTATTTATATAAAAGAACTTAGTAATTGTACCTGCTAGCAATAAGATAATGGCTACCTGCAGGCAGGTATATAGATTTTCTTGTACAGTTATATGGCAAGCAATATATCCATAAGATATCGTTAAATTGGATCATACAAGAATGAATAACAGTAGACATGAGCACATTTGCATGAGGTGCAAGCAACACAAATCAAGAATAAGATGAGAGTGGGTCGCTTGAACCAATTGACGAGGTACACCTGAATCACTTAGAAGTATAATCTTTGGACATCCATTCaacctaacaaaaaaaaaatagggacacaacatatatatataaataaataaaaaaaaagatctttTAGATGAGCTAAAATAGAGTATGCTTAAATCGAGACGTAAGAATTATAGTTATTGCATTCGTCCTGTCGAAGAGCTAATGCGTAGCCTAACTTAAATTCCTAATACATGCCAATTTTTTTGGTTTAGAAAAAGATTTCCAGAAACTTTCTAAACCAAAAACTATATACTACAACAAAATACATAGGTTTTGGAAGCTAAATTCATTGAGTAGTTTATTGCAATTGAACTGGAAATGTAAAAGAGAGAAACAGTGAAAATCTTACTAAAATGACAATTAACTAACACTCTGCAATTGAACTGGAAATGTAAAAGAGAGAGACAGTGAAAATCTTACTAAAATGACAATTAACTAACACTCACAACATTAATCTCTTGATCATTACAACTGCAAGTAGAAGACACAATTACACAGACACATAGTTCAGATTAAAACCTCAAATTCCTTACAAACCAAAACACTTTCAAGATACAAACATTATTAACAACAAGGACTCTCAACAAACACTTGTTTAACCAGTGATATCAATAGCTTTGACCTCAGGTCTCTTCTCTTCTACTTTAGGAACAGTAACAGTAAGCACTCCATTCTCCATAGCAGCTTTAATTCCCTCCATTTTAACATTCTCAGGCAACCTAAATCTCCTTAAGAACTTACCACTACTCCTTTCCATACGATGCCATTGATCATTCTTCTCTTCTTGCTCTTTACTTCTCTCACCACTGATCTGTAAAACTCCTCCTTCTTCAATTTCAACTTTCACTTCCTCTTTCTTGATCCCTGGTACATCTACTTTGAAGACATGAGCTTGTGGGGTTTCTTTCCAATCGATTCTTGCATTTGCAAAAGCTGAGGTTTCACGAAAAGATGATGGGGTATTGGCAAGTGTGTTTGAAAATGGGAAACCTTCGAATGGATCAAACATGTCGAGTGAAAATGGGTCAAAGGTGTTGCTCCTACGACCACCAAAGAAGCTTGGAATCAAAGACATTTTTTAAGGATGTGTTTAGCTTGAAGTTTTGGTTTTGATTGTTGTGTTTAATTTGCTTTTGATGACTTACTGATGATAAACAAGATCAGGTACGGTGGTATTTATAGGCCATAAACCAACTTGTGCAATTCTAGTATAATCTAGGAAGTTCTTcagtctttttttgtttttttagagGTTGGATAACAACGGAGGATTCTACAATATTCCACAGATTTTTTCTAAAATAGTATTGTAATTTTAGTGCCCACTTTTTAGATATCTCGAACAGACTAGAAATGTCCCTTTCATGTCATCCATTATCTAAATAGGTCCTTTACGTGTCAGCCACACAGGATGCAATTGTCATTCACTTTGTAATTATATCCGGTAATACTCCTTCCTTTTCAATTTATATAAATTTATTTGATTGAATACGATATTTAAGAAAGGGGTAAAAATCATTTTAGTCctccaactttactttaaaaattaaagacctcccTCAACATTGAACAATCGACATTTTCATCCCCTTATCTAAACTTTCGTACATTGATCGGTAATTTTATATTATTTGATTGTCATCAAAGGGTTAAAAGGGAATTTTgcttatatttttaattaattagttagtaccctaattaataatatataaattttacataGTTTCCTCAGTTAATTAATTCTAACACTTTATGCGGTCTTCAATTTTTCTCCATAACCTATGCAGTTCTTCGTATTTTCAGAGGACCTTTCAAACTCTGATAAACAATTATTCTCCAGAAATATGAAGGTTACAAGGGTTTGAAAGGTTCTTCGGAAATATGAAGAACTGCTCTGGCTATGGAGAAAAATTGAAGACGGCAGAAAGCGTTAGAATTAATTAACGGAGGAAACtgtgaattttttttatattattaattagGGTACTcactaataataaaaaaataagtgaaatttCCTTTTACCCCTTTGATGATCGgtcaaataatataaagttaCCGGTCAATGGCTGAATAGATTGAGATAAGAGGATGAAAATGTCGATTGTTCAATGTTGGGGGAGCTCTTTGATATTTAAAGTAAAGTTGGAGGACTAAAATGATTTTTACCCTTTaagaaagagattttttttttaaatttataattcAAAATAAGCCTTAAAAATCTATGTGAtcgtaaatcattcataaagtaaatttatatctaaattaggaaagaaattatttattttaatacggactaaaaataaaataggttcaaataaattaaaacagagggagtaactGTTTTTCTAAACCAAAAACTATGTGCCTTAGGCGTTGTTTGGTTCATGGTAAAAAAAAGGGGATAAGTTTGGAATTAGATCTGTATTGATCTCAAGATAAATTCATACCTCAAACTTGATGTTATTTTATCCCACCTGAAGGTGAGATAAATCAGTCCAAAGAATATAATTTTAGGATTATAATTACGGGATAACTATATCTGCGAAACAAACGACTCCCTATAGTTGTTAACATTATTCCTTCCGTTTTTACAAATTAATCTTATTACTCCTcaatgttcacttttacttgtccactatattaTAAGTGAATTTCAATTTTTCGTCCATGCTGATAtagcaagatttttttttatatatattttcacATTAACGACTTATTTTGCAAACTATTTTTCAAGTCAATTTCATCTATACACTAATTAATATATATAAGTATTATAATAAAATGTGAATTTCATTTTTACTTTTTAGAAAAAATACAAAGTTTATTGTGGACAAGTAAAAGATTATTCTATTCTATcttatctgtgtcgctttcgttatttgcatttccatattgctttgaatttcttagcctatctgacctctttttatgattttcattgagccgagggtctttcggaaacagccgtcctaccttggtaggagtaaggtctgcgtacactctaccctccccagaccccacgttgtgggatttcactgggtggttgttgttgttgttgttgttgtattgtggacaagtaaaagtataCTAGGAATATATAATTCTAGAAGTCAGactgtttttaatttttaaaattactCCTTCATTAAAAAGTAAGCTATAGTATTAATTTCAAAAGTTTCTATTGttcaataaaataattaattaaaatataagtcaaactttttttaatttttaacacTAATTAATATAAGTATTATAATAAAAATGtgaatttcatttattattctttagaaaaaaaaatacaaaatctactgtggataagtaaaagtgcaaTACGAATATATAATTCTAGAAGTCAGactgtttttaatttttaaaattactCCTTCATTAAAAAGTAAGCTATAGTATTAATTTCAAAAGTTTCTATTGttcaataaaataattaattaaaatataagtcaaacagttttaaatttttaaaattacACCTTCATTAAAAAGTAAGCTATAGTATTAATTTGAAAAGTTTCAATcgttaaataattaaaaatataaatatttggaTATTGGATGTCATGAAAAGGACCTTTCCAGTCTATTTTTCGACATAGAGTTTCTAAAAAGTAAACATAAAAATTATTCCAGGATGGAATATGTAGAATCCTCTCCTATAATCtaaaaatatcccaacaaaaaaataaGTAAGCTATAGTATTAATTTGAAAAGTTTCTATCgttaaataattaaattaaaatacaAATATTTGGATATTGGATGACATGAAAAGGACCTTTCCAGTCTAATCGAGATAGAATATCTAAAAATTAAACATATAAATTATTTCATGATGGAATGTAGAATCCTCTTCTGTCCCAACCTACATAAGTGAAGAACATCCTAGATTACACTAGAGTAGCAAAAGTTCCTCAGTTTATCACTTATAAATACCACACATCACCTTTCTCATTCATCATCATCAGCAAGTCATCAAGTAAATTCAAACACTACAACCAAAACCAAAATTCCAAAACTTTAAACAAACCAAAGTTTTCAAAGTGAGCAAAAAATGTCTCTGATTCCAAGCTTCTTTGGTGGTCGTAGGAGCAACATCTACGATCCATTTTCACTCGACATATTTGATCCATTCGAAGGTTTCCCACTTTCAAACACCCCATCATCTTTTCGTGAAACCTCAGCTTTTGCAAATGCAAGAATCGATTGGAAAGAAACACCACAAGCCCATGTCTTCAAAGTAGATGTTCCAGGGATCAAGAAAGaggaagtgaaagttgaagttGAAGAAGGAGGAGTTTTACAGATTAGTGGTGAGAGAAGTAAAGAGCAAGAAGAGAAGAATGATCAATGGCATCGTATGGAAAGGAGTAGTGGTAAGTTCTTAAGGAGATTTAGGTTGCCTGAGAATGTTAAAATGGAGGGAATTAAAGCTGCTATGGAGAATGGAGTGCTTACTGTTACTGTTCCTAAAGTAGAAGAGAAGAAACCTGAAGTGAAAGCTATTGATATCTCTGGTTAAAGGAAGTGCAGATCAATGTCTTTGATCAAAGTCAATAATGTTTGTTTTCTGATGTTTTTTGTTTGTCAAGGAGTTTTTAAGGTTTTATTTCGATTTATGTGTGTGTAATTGTCTGTGCGTTGGGTTCATACTTGCAGTTGTAATCAAGAAAATGTTGTGAGAGTTTACTGAATAATTTGCTTAGCATATAGTAGTTTCTCTTTTTCATTCTGTTGTATTGTTTGTGAAAGGAATGATCCTCATGAAAATGTGCTTTATCAAGCTGATATAAAAACGGCTTTAGCAATTGCTCATAAATACAAACTATGATCATTGTGGGATAATATGACCCAATAGAACAATAGGAATTCAGCCTTTATATTTTACCCAAGGGTGTGTCGGCCTAAGACAATTCAGAGACACTCATGGTAATTATTGTTTTTTGGTTTTTCAATCGGTGTTCGATACTCGCATATGAATTTGTGCCGTGTAGGGCTATTTGGGGAAATTTTTCCTACttattttttttctatatttaggCTTCCAACCTCAAGTCATAAGGGAGAAACAGTCTTATTTGCTGCATTACATTTTTTTTGGTGGTAGGTTAATTGTTGTAAAGTTTGTATTTAAAAACTTCGCACTCTAGTGGAGGACTGCTAAATTGCAATTGAACCCCTTCTCAGTGGAGAAAAAATGTCATTTGCCTATAAGTTTATGCTGAAGTTGCTTTGTTGATATAACAATTAACAATAGCTTCAGCGGGGTTTCCCACCTAATAGGCTAGATTTTTAGCTTTTTGGGTTGGGCTTTTTATTGTTCGAAATATAACAATAGTAGTATCAAAAAGAGTTGATCAACCCTTGTGTGACCATCTCGAATTGGCGATCTAAATTTCAATTCGTAATCCAAAAATTCAaatcaaatataaaaaaaaaaattggatttcGATTTTAGATTTTGGGTTGGTCCGAACTATGTGCACTCCTAGTGATAGGATAAGATTACAAGAATTTTGGCTTTCATATATCTGTGCAATTCTTAATTTCTCTTCACTTCTATAATAATCAACTTGATGTTAACAAAGTGAATGAACTTTgattgtttttctttttgttcgACTTCAGGTTCTTTATTAAGCACCACAAATCTTCAAACAATGATTAgagtatgagcctgtttggatgggcttaaaaatgcagtttataagttgaaaacaacttataagaaaaaaaatttggagtagcctaatttttttttttttagcttataagttgttttcagtttagAAATTGTTTTAGAG carries:
- the LOC132636936 gene encoding 17.6 kDa class I heat shock protein 3-like — translated: MSLIPSFFGGRRSNTFDPFSLDMFDPFEGFPFSNTLANTPSSFRETSAFANARIDWKETPQAHVFKVDVPGIKKEEVKVEVEEGGVLQISGERSKEQEEKNDQWHRMERSSGKFMRRFRLPENVKMEGIKAAMENGVLTVTVPKVEEKKPEVKAIDITG
- the LOC132636937 gene encoding 17.6 kDa class I heat shock protein 3-like yields the protein MSLIPSFFGGRRSNTFDPFSLDMFDPFEGFPFSNTLANTPSSFRETSAFANARIDWKETPQAHVFKVDVPGIKKEEVKVEIEEGGVLQISGERSKEQEEKNDQWHRMERSSGKFLRRFRLPENVKMEGIKAAMENGVLTVTVPKVEEKRPEVKAIDITG
- the LOC132636938 gene encoding 17.8 kDa class I heat shock protein-like, producing MSLIPSFFGGRRSNIYDPFSLDIFDPFEGFPLSNTPSSFRETSAFANARIDWKETPQAHVFKVDVPGIKKEEVKVEVEEGGVLQISGERSKEQEEKNDQWHRMERSSGKFLRRFRLPENVKMEGIKAAMENGVLTVTVPKVEEKKPEVKAIDISG